CTTCGAGTTGTTCCAATGCCGGCTCGCGCTGTACATGTGCACGCCGTTCGGGTACTCGTAGTCGCAATTGAAGTGGTCCCACAGGTCGCCGTACTTCTCTTCGAGGGGCTTCCAGGCGCGCCCGCCCGAGGCCACGACCTTCGCCGGCGGCCCGCCCATGACCCAGTTGACGATGTCGAGGTTGTGGATGTGCTGCTCGACGATGTTGTCGCCGCAGGTCCATACCTGGTTGTACCAGTTGCGCAGCCGGTACTCGAGGTCGCTCCAGCCCTCCTGGCGGTCATTGCAGAACGGGAGCCCGCCGTTCCAGTAGACGCGCGCCGCAAGAACGTTGCCGATGGCGCCTTCCTTGATCTTGGCGACGGTCTCGACGTACGAGCGCTGGTGACGGCGCTGCGTGCCGCACACGAACGACAGGCTCTTCTCTTTCGCCTTCTCCGCCGCGCTTATGAACTGGCGCACGCCAACCGGGTCCACGGCAATCGGCTTTTCGGTGAAAATGTGCTTGCCCGCGTCAACGGCTGCTTCGATGTGCGCCGGCCGGGCATAAGGCGGCGTGGCATGGATGATCATGTGCACGTCGGTCGCGAGCAGTTTCTGGTACGCGTCCAGTCCTACGAAACACATCTCATCCGTCACGTTGATCTTCCCGCGTATCTTCGAATGTTTGTTCTTTTCCATTTCCTGGCGCTTGCCGGTCAACCGGTCCTCGAAGACGTCCGCCATGGCCACGAGCGAGACGTTGTCGTTGCCCATCAGGCAGTTGAGCACCGCGCCGCCGCCGCGCCCGCCGCAGCCGATCAGGCCGATGCGGATCGTATCGGTGGCGGACTGCGCGAACCCCGACCGCGCTGTGAGGATGGCGAAGCTGGCCGCCGCGCCGGCCTTGGCGAAATCCCGCCGGGTCATTCCTGGTTTCTGTGCGTCACGCATTATCTGGTTCCTCCTGGTACGACTTGGTGGTTGGCAATGGAGAAACGCCAGCATAACACAAATGTGGCGTAAAACAAGAATACCGGATGCGAATGGGCCAAGGGATTCCCGGGGCCGTCCGATTCCTTGAACTGCGTTCTTGTCTGGCCTATATTGAATCCGGTCTCCGAAGGGCAGTCATTCGGAACAGTCTTTGCCGGCGCGATTCGGGCGCCGGCATTCCCAGGAATGGTTTGTGGCAGGCGGCGGGACCGTATGGGCGCAACGGGGTCGTGTGGAAGGAGCGCAGGAACGGGCATGGCGGATCAGACGCGACGTTTTACTTGGCTGTCGCCCCTGTTGACGGGCTCAGGCGAGGAGCAGCCGCCTTCGGGGCCGGTATTCACGCGGCGGCAGGCGTTGCGCGAGAGCGCGGCGGTTGCGGCAGTGGCATTGTTCTTGTTTTTTGTCATGACATGGCCGTTGCTGCCGCGTTTTTTCACGCATATCATCGGCGTTCCGTATCAGACGGACAACGCGATTGCGGTGTGGAACCTGTCGTGGGCGCAGTTGCAGGGGGATGCCTGGTTTCCGAATCCTTACTGGACGGACCGCCTGTTTCACCCGCTGGGTTCGTCGCTCGCGTACCACGGCTCGCATTATTTTCTCGCGCTGCTGACGGCGCCCATCACGTGGACCCTCGGCTTGGTCCCGGCGTTCAACTTCGCGTGCCTGTGGAGCTTTCTCACGAGCGCCGTGGTGTGCTACTGGCTGTGCCGCTTTCTGGGACTTCCGCGCGGCGCGTGCTGGATTGCGGCGCTGCTGTTCGCGTTTTCGCCGTTCCGCATGTGGCGGGTGCAGCATCACATCAATTTCCTGGCGACAGACTGGGCCGCGGCCTATGGCCTGTGCCTGATGGCGTTGCTGCATACGCGGCGGTGGCGCCTGTGGGGGACGCTCGCGGGCTTGTGCATGACCGGCTGCATGTATACGGATTTCACGTACCCGATTCTGCTGATTATTATCACGGCGTTTTTCGGGCTGTATTTCTTCCGGCCGTGGCGCGACCCTCTGACTGCGCGGCGGCTGGTGCTCGGGTTGGGGCTGGCGGCCGGGCTGGCCGCGGTGCTGACGCTGCCGATCATGCTCTCGCTTCGGTCCACGAACGCCCTCTACAACTACTACGTGGAGCGGGGCAACATCGAGCTTTCAGCGGACCTGCTCAGCTTTGTCAGCCCGCCGGGCGAGGCGCTGCTCCGGCCCGTCTACGACCTGATTGTGCCCCGGCTCAGCTTCTTCCGCGAGTCCTGCAATTTTCTGGGCTTTCTGCCGCTCCTCTT
This genomic interval from Candidatus Hydrogenedentota bacterium contains the following:
- a CDS encoding Gfo/Idh/MocA family oxidoreductase — protein: MRDAQKPGMTRRDFAKAGAAASFAILTARSGFAQSATDTIRIGLIGCGGRGGGAVLNCLMGNDNVSLVAMADVFEDRLTGKRQEMEKNKHSKIRGKINVTDEMCFVGLDAYQKLLATDVHMIIHATPPYARPAHIEAAVDAGKHIFTEKPIAVDPVGVRQFISAAEKAKEKSLSFVCGTQRRHQRSYVETVAKIKEGAIGNVLAARVYWNGGLPFCNDRQEGWSDLEYRLRNWYNQVWTCGDNIVEQHIHNLDIVNWVMGGPPAKVVASGGRAWKPLEEKYGDLWDHFNCDYEYPNGVHMYSASRHWNNSKNDVFEEVTGTTGKSNCHDMGKDDMDPYVQEHVALLNSITNAGPYINDGVECAHSTLTAIMGRMSAFTGQEVTWEDAMKSDLSIVPADLSFDKEYPIGP